Part of the Rhodothermales bacterium genome is shown below.
GCACTCTCGTATCCAATTGCGGCGTTCTGAAACTCTGTGACGGCAGATTGGTCGATCGGTCCACGATCGGTCACGAAGACGTCGGCTCCGTTTCGCGCCAGCAGTAACGCCGCGGCAATACCGCTTCGTTGCGCACCGACGACCGTGATCGTCGACCCGGGTACCTGGGGCGTTGAAGCCGACTGCATCGTGGAAACCACCGTGGATGCCTCTAGCGAATGCGAAGTGTCAGGAGAGTCGCGATCACGGTCACTGCCGTGATGATCCAGAATCGCACCACAATCTTTGCTTCGTGCGTCCCCATCACCTCGTAGTGGTGGTGCAAGGGTGCCATCTTGAACATTCTTCTTCCGACTCCGGTCTTCCGGCGGGAATACTTGAAGTAAGACGTCTGAATGATGACCGAGAGCGACTCCACGAAGAACACCGCGCATAGAAGCGGTATAAGCAGCTCCTTCTTGATCATCAGCGCGAGGGTGCCGACGGCCGCGCCAAGCGCCAGGGATCCGGTGTCGCCCATGAATACGGTGGCCGGATATCCGTTGTACCAGAGGAATCCGAAGCAGGCCGCAGCCATGGCAGCCGCGAAGATGGACAACTCGCCGGTTCCTGGAAGGAAGATCTCGTTCAGAAAGTCCGAGAGGATCGCGTTGCCGGAGATGTAGCAGAGGACAACGAGGCCAAGAGCCACAATACCCGTCGTACCTGCTGCGAGACCGTCGAGCCCGTCCGTCAGGTTGACGGCATTCGAAACGGCGGTGATGATGAACACGCTCACCGGTATGAAGACGATCCATCCAAGATCGACGTCGCCGAAGAGTCCCGTCACAAAATCGTAGCTCATTCGCCCGTCAGCAACGAACGGAAGGGACGTTATCGATCGCAGCTCCTCAAACTGGGGTGTGAAGTAAAGGACGCACCCGACTCCAATGCCGAGACTGATCTGACCCGCGAGTTTGATGCGGGCGGGCAATCCGCTCTTGTCGAGCTTTACCACCTTGATATAGTCGTCGGCGAATCCGAAGACGCCCATCCAGGCGGTCGCTATGATGATTACCCAGACGTAGAGCTCGGTAAGATCGCCCCAGAGAAGCGTAGCCCCGAGAATGGACAACAGCATGATCACGCCACCCATGGTGGGTGTGCCCCGTTTGTGGGCGTGGTCGATAAAGCCTGCCGCCGAGCCTTCCCGAACCTGCTCACCAAGTTGTTTTCGTTCGAGCCACAAGATCATCCGTCGACCGACGACGAGCGACGTGAACATCGCGGTGATGGCGGCAAGGGCAGCGCGCACCGTGATGAACTGAATGATCTGGAAGCCCGGAGGTTGGTAGACCTGTTCCAGATAGTCGATGAGGTGGTATAGCATTTCGGTGGGTTCTAGGACAACTTCGTGTCGGGTATGCCGAATACCTGGCGCGCAATCTTTCGATCGTCAAAAAGTGTTTTGCGGGTACCGATCACCTGGTAGGTTTCGTGACCTTTGCCGGCAATGAGCACGATGTCGCCTGGCACCGCCAACGTGGCAGCGGCACCGATCGCGGACTCCCTGTCGACGATCCACTTTGCGGCAGTCGGGTTCGCGAAACCGGTGCGGATATCGTCAAGAATTCTGGCCGGATCTTCCGTGCGTGGATTGTCGCTGGTGGCAATGGCGAGATCCGACATTTGCTCGGCTATGGCGCCCATCAAGGGTCGCTTCGTCACATCCCTGTCTCCGCCACAGCCGAAGACGCAGATCAGCCGTCCGTGGCCCTTGAGTACTTCTCGTGCCGCTCGCAACGCATTGTCAAGAGCGTCCGGAGTATGAGCATAGTCGACGATAACCAGTCGCCCGTCGGGTGTGGGCATCTGTTCGAATCGACCAGGTACAGGCGGCGCATCAGCCAGAGCCCCGAGTATGTCCCCCGACTGATAATCGAGGGCCCTGGCTGCGCCATACGCTGCGGTGAGGTTGTAGGCATTGAAGACTCCGACTAGTCGGAAGGTCTGTTTGTAGCCGTCCAGACGAAGGGATAGTCCTTCTCGATCGTTGCCCAGAACCTCGAAGCGTATGTCCGCCTGTGTATTCTGTCCGTAAGACAGAATTTCTGCATGAATGTCGCTCACCATTGCAGCGCCGCTGGGATCATCGCTGTTGTAGACAGCGGTCGCACCGGCGGCGAGCGACGTAAAGAGTGATCGTTTGGTCTCCAGGTAATGCTGGAAGTCACCGTGGAAGTCCAGGTGGTCCTGCGTGAGGTTCGTAAAAACACCCACGTCAAATGCAAGCCCGGCCACGCGATGCTGCGAGAGTGCGTGTGATGAGACTTCCATGGAGCACGTTGTGCATCCGGCGTCTACCATCGCGCGAAGAAGCTCTTGAAGTTCGAGAGCGTCAGGCGTCGTCAGGCTGGCCTGTCGTTCTTCTTCCCCGGTGTGGTAAGCGATAGTTCCTATCAGGCCGCACTTGCGACCGAGTGTGTTCAGGAGATGGTGGATCAGATATGCGGTCGTGCTTTTTCCGTT
Proteins encoded:
- a CDS encoding UDP-N-acetylmuramoyl-L-alanyl-D-glutamate--2,6-diaminopimelate ligase, giving the protein KVDGHLFIDKAVNNGAIAVVCETVPGDARTRFPGTVFATVSNTRAAWAHLSSVFYEDPSEKLTIVGSTGTNGKSTTAYLIHHLLNTLGRKCGLIGTIAYHTGEEERQASLTTPDALELQELLRAMVDAGCTTCSMEVSSHALSQHRVAGLAFDVGVFTNLTQDHLDFHGDFQHYLETKRSLFTSLAAGATAVYNSDDPSGAAMVSDIHAEILSYGQNTQADIRFEVLGNDREGLSLRLDGYKQTFRLVGVFNAYNLTAAYGAARALDYQSGDILGALADAPPVPGRFEQMPTPDGRLVIVDYAHTPDALDNALRAAREVLKGHGRLICVFGCGGDRDVTKRPLMGAIAEQMSDLAIATSDNPRTEDPARILDDIRTGFANPTAAKWIVDRESAIGAAATLAVPGDIVLIAGKGHETYQVIGTRKTLFDDRKIARQVFGIPDTKLS
- a CDS encoding phospho-N-acetylmuramoyl-pentapeptide-transferase yields the protein MLYHLIDYLEQVYQPPGFQIIQFITVRAALAAITAMFTSLVVGRRMILWLERKQLGEQVREGSAAGFIDHAHKRGTPTMGGVIMLLSILGATLLWGDLTELYVWVIIIATAWMGVFGFADDYIKVVKLDKSGLPARIKLAGQISLGIGVGCVLYFTPQFEELRSITSLPFVADGRMSYDFVTGLFGDVDLGWIVFIPVSVFIITAVSNAVNLTDGLDGLAAGTTGIVALGLVVLCYISGNAILSDFLNEIFLPGTGELSIFAAAMAAACFGFLWYNGYPATVFMGDTGSLALGAAVGTLALMIKKELLIPLLCAVFFVESLSVIIQTSYFKYSRRKTGVGRRMFKMAPLHHHYEVMGTHEAKIVVRFWIITAVTVIATLLTLRIR